The genomic segment CAGACCGATTCTGAGGATCTAATTTGATCATCTTACTGAAATCAGAAATTGCTCCTTCATAATCGCCTTTCTGAAACTTCTCTAATCCTGACTCATAAAGGCTCATTATGATTTGTGCTTGTGCCGTCTGCGTTGACAGCAACCCTGCACCAATTCCAATGGCAGGCGTCAGCCCAACCAGCAACGGGCGTCCTATTGGCAGGATCAGGGCCAACGCAGCAGCAAAGGCAGTTGTGACACGAGGCATCCTGAGGAGTGCATGGATGATTGATCTATAGCTCTGTTTAGCCAAACCTGCCTGTATCTGATCTACAAACACAGAAAGCCCGCCATTGTGACGGGATGGAGGTTTTGTTAAATCAACATCCAGAGCTTATTTCGTGCTGCAGAAATGAATCTTCAGAATTGGCTCCTCTATTGATCCAGCAATTTAGCTTTGACAAATCGCTTGGTATATCGGCTTATAGACAACATTATGCAAATAGGACTCATGATTCTTACCATAGATTGACAACTCCGATCCAAAATCATTTGATGTAAATACTTTCTCGTCTTCATCATAGAAGACACCGAGTGGACCCCAAGAACTTGAACTCATTCGCTTATTTGTACAATCAACTTCTAAATTTGTGGGCATACTCTCACTGCTTCCCTCGTATTCGTTAACGCACTCAGCTGGGTACCTCACCAGGCCCTGAGGATTCGGTGGAGACAGCCAAAAACCCAAGTCATCTTGGTTCTCAGAAGGCTGATCACTTATGACAATCAATGTACAAGGATAATTCTGCTCATAGTCGAATCCAAGTGTCCTAAAGGGAAAATCAACAGCCTGAACAGGGGAAGCCGCAAAAAAAGAAGCACCGACCGCAGTGGCAGCTGTGATTGCGCTGAAGGGTTTCATCTGATTCTTGTGATGTGTGAAGCTCTCGCCCCGGCAACACAGAATGGCTTCTCGCCTCGACTGTGTCATCACCTGTACCAGGGATTTTGAGGTATAGATATTCTCCTATCTGGCGGCACTCCTCTGACCACCAAAACCCCGCCATTGCAGACGGAGGGAGTGTGTGTGAGGTTTTGTCGGAAGATCGATCAGCATAATCAAACTGCCCAGTCTTCACCTCGCGGGTTTTGTATAGCTTTCAGCCGCTCTGCTTTGGCATCAGGCTTCCCAACTCACAATCCAGCAATAATTAGCGGCAAGTCGTATTGCCAAAAATGTCTCTCGCTCATTAGCCCAGCCGCATGGTTGAGCAGGAAGAATCGCTCAAGCTCCATGGTAACAACAGATACTCGGATTAAGCGTTAAAAAGAATCTCTCATGCCAGCCCAAAAATGGGCTATCAACGATCACGTTTGAAATCAATGCGATGAAATGGCTGCTCTCGAAACTTGGTTTGCTCAGACAGGGCAAGAAAACCCAGGTCCTGAAGCAAGATCTCTCGTTTTTGAAGACCTCGGTTTGCTCCAATGCCATCGCGTGCCAATGGGGCCTTAGGAAGCAAACTCAGGTCTTGCTGAGCCAAAGTAAAGAAGCAGCGTTGATGATCAGAATCAGAGATGCGTCCGGTGATGGCACTGTTGCTACAAAGGTGGTGGAACTCGGCCCCAACGCAACAAAAGCACAGATTGATATACCATTTACAAGCGGCCGGGTTCTTCTTGAGCTTGGTTATCGAACTGTTGGAGGTGACTTTATTACGCTTGAGTATTCATTCGTTGACCTTGGCCCAAAAATAATTGTGCAGCCAGAGTTAGCCAACTGGTTTAGTAAGGAATCGGAGAATATTCACCAGGAAATGTACGATTTAGCGACCAAAGGGAAAGCCCTTGGTGGGTCCGAGCTCATGCCTATCGGCCGGTAATCCTGATGGTCACGCGGCATGTCTCGCCTGTTGAGGCTTTGCGTGTGGCGTTGTGGGTCAGACGTAACTGTCTGAAGTGTTCCACTCTTTTCTCAAGTAATAACAAACCCCGCCATCCGCTCGGAATCCGCCTTGTTCATCTGGCAGCCGAAAGTGGTGATCCAGTAACTGCCACGGTTAGAGGAAGCTGCTGGGGCTCCAGGCAGTGGTTTCGTTAACGGTGAAACTGTCATGGGATCAGTCTCGGACATTGGCCCGCCCAAGCTCATCGCTGCTTTAGAAGGCTGAGCTGTTGATTGGCGCGATCCACCTTGCGTGCCAGGTCGCGGTGGAGGGCCAAGATGATGTCGATCGCAACGTCCGGCTCCTCGTGCTGAAGCTGTTCGAAGGTGTCGCGGTGCAGCACAAGGCAGGTGCTGTCCTCATCCGCCACGAGGTCGGCGGTGCGGGGCAGGTTGTTGAGGAAGGCAATTTCACCGATGCATACACCTGAGCTGAACGTGGCGAAGCGGATCCGTTTGCTTCTTGTCGAACTCTCGATTCCTGCACTGATAAGGCCGGTCTCCACCAAAAAGAGTTCGGACCCTGCATCACCTTTGCGGCACAGCAGATCGTTGGTGTTGTAGTGGCGTCGCTCCAGCAGCGGCATCAAACGAGTCCTGGTTTGCTCGCCGAGGTCTGCCAACAGGGTGATGGAGTTGTGGGGGAGTCGTTCGCCAACCTGCGTGCGGTGCAACTGCTCCAGGAGGCGGTTCTCGACCGTTTCAAGTGCCCTATCAAGGCTTTCGAACCAGCCCGCGGCTTCGCTTTCCTCCGTTGGCCAGAAATTTTTGAGGTGTTCTCCTCGACATGCCAGGCAACAAATTCCTTGCTTCTGCAGATTGCTGAGGGCATCGCGAAGCAATTGGACACTGACTTCCGGTAACGCCAACACCTGAGCCAGGTCGAGCACGACGAACGACTCATTCGTCGTGCTGCCTTCGAGGTGGGCCAGCAGTTCTTCCACGGCTGCAAAGTCAAGAACCCCTTGCACCTGCAGCACCTTGATCCGCTCGCCGTGTTCTTTCAGGAGATCGAAATCGACTTTGCTTCGCCAGCGGCGCGAATAGCGCTTTTGGCCACTGGTGGAGGAACGAATGACCATTCCTCCACGATTGGGCTGGTCAAAGAGGTGCAGCTCGAGTCGTTTCGACAGCTCCTCACAAACAGCGATGCCCCGGCAGGAGTTGCCGTAGGTATCCAGGGGCGGTGAGTACACAGCGATGCCAAGGCGCCCTGGCACGACGGCCATCACGCCACCACCGACACCGCTCTTCGCAGGCATGCCCACGTTGTAGAGCCACTGGCCTGTGTAGTCGTACATGCCGCAGCTGCCCATCACCGCGAGGACATCGGTGTTGCACATGGCATCGAGCCCCACCACGTTCGTGATGGGATTTCGCCCTTGGCAGGCAAGAGTGGCCGCCATGACAGCAAGATCGCGGCAGCTCACAGACACGGAGCACTCTCGGAAATACAGATCCAGCGCTTGCTCAGGTGAGGATGTGATCACATCAGAGTTGCGCAGCAGGTATCCGATCGCCCGGTTTCGGTGTCCGGTGTCCCGCTCGGAGCGGAACACGTCTTCGTCAACAGAGAGGCGTTTGGGTGTGCCAGCCATATCGGAGAGGAAATCCAGCAAGAGCGATTCCGCTCGTTCGGGATCGTGGGCCCAGATCAGGGCAGTGGTGGCAATGGCGCCGGCGTTGATCATCGGGTTCCGGGGAATTCCTGTGACCGGATGAAGGCTGATGGCGTTGAAGGCATCGCCAGAGGGCTCAACTCCTACCTTCGCGAGCATGTGATCTGAGGAGAGGAGCTTCAGGGCCAGCCCAAACGCGAATGGTTTGGAGATCGACTGAATCGTGAAGTCCTTCGCTGTATCCCCCACTTGCTAAAGGCGACCATCGGTGGTGGCGATGACGATGCCGAAATCGTCGGGATTGGCCTTGGCTAACTCAGGGATGTAGTCAGCTGGCCGACCTTCGCGAAGATCTCTAAAGCGTGCATAAACATCCTCCAAGATTTGCTGAATTGCCGAGGAGTTCACCACGCGGTTTCCCATGGATGTGGGGGAGACTGAAAAGGGGTTTGATTGATCCCACTGCTAAAACTGTGGCAGATCTCTCTCTTCTGTTACTGATTGGCTGGCTGCATGTTGCCCATGCCATCCGAAATGGCTGGCCAGACTTCTCCGATGCCCCTGTACCGCCCCAATCCCAACGATCAACCTGTGAGTGCAGGGGGTGAGGGTTGGCTTGTGAATTCCGATCAGAACAAAGTTGTTCAGTTCAAACCCGACGTCCCAACGGCTTATACGGAGTGGGTGATCTTGCGGACGTTTCACTGGCGACCACCCGACTACCCAATCCCGCAGACGAGGCGGCGGATGCTGCGCCATAACGCCATCGAAGCCTGGGAGACGATGCTCAAGACGGGCTGGGAACGGTGTTCACCACCGGTGCGTTAGTCACCCCCCAGCATCAAGATCAAGAATGAACAACATCCTGTTCGTAATTACTTTCCTATCAATTGCTAATCATGCGATATCGATACCGCTTGTTCCGGCACCATGCGCTTCATACGCAAGATCATTTCATAGCGTGGTGGATCAATTGAAAAGATTTAATGGAATGGCATTAACCTATCCAGGGCCAGAAGCAGAACGCAATCGATTGAGATTTTATCAACAAATGAAGAAAAGATTAGCGCCTTTAATATCTTGCCTTGCTGATCACAAGAGCGACACCTTAAAATATTACCAAGACGTTAACGACATGACGGAAGCTCTGATCGAGACGTTCCCCAGCAATTAGTTGTTTTGTCTTGAACTAGCGATCGATGCTATTATCAACGAAAACAGTTGATCAAGCGGCTATGAAATATGGGTTAATGATTACCGCTTCGGCGACTTTATTGTTGATGGGCACGATTTCCAAAGCAGGGATCTGCCAGAGCTACGAGGCGGCGTATAACGTTGATGTCTATGTCGGTGAGGGAATGGATTTGCAATCAGCCATACGTTCTATTGTTGAGGAAGAGTA from the Synechococcus sp. KORDI-100 genome contains:
- the glsA gene encoding glutaminase A, with the translated sequence MGDTAKDFTIQSISKPFAFGLALKLLSSDHMLAKVGVEPSGDAFNAISLHPVTGIPRNPMINAGAIATTALIWAHDPERAESLLLDFLSDMAGTPKRLSVDEDVFRSERDTGHRNRAIGYLLRNSDVITSSPEQALDLYFRECSVSVSCRDLAVMAATLACQGRNPITNVVGLDAMCNTDVLAVMGSCGMYDYTGQWLYNVGMPAKSGVGGGVMAVVPGRLGIAVYSPPLDTYGNSCRGIAVCEELSKRLELHLFDQPNRGGMVIRSSTSGQKRYSRRWRSKVDFDLLKEHGERIKVLQVQGVLDFAAVEELLAHLEGSTTNESFVVLDLAQVLALPEVSVQLLRDALSNLQKQGICCLACRGEHLKNFWPTEESEAAGWFESLDRALETVENRLLEQLHRTQVGERLPHNSITLLADLGEQTRTRLMPLLERRHYNTNDLLCRKGDAGSELFLVETGLISAGIESSTRSKRIRFATFSSGVCIGEIAFLNNLPRTADLVADEDSTCLVLHRDTFEQLQHEEPDVAIDIILALHRDLARKVDRANQQLSLLKQR
- a CDS encoding glutaminase produces the protein MGNRVVNSSAIQQILEDVYARFRDLREGRPADYIPELAKANPDDFGIVIATTDGRL
- a CDS encoding DUF1651 domain-containing protein — its product is MAGQTSPMPLYRPNPNDQPVSAGGEGWLVNSDQNKVVQFKPDVPTAYTEWVILRTFHWRPPDYPIPQTRRRMLRHNAIEAWETMLKTGWERCSPPVR